The sequence AGGCAAAGAATAAAGCAAAGAATCAAATCTTACAAGAAGCCATCAAACTTAATGAAATTGATTCTCTGTCAAAGAAATATTTGAGTAGTCATTTTAACAAGGAGGCGCTGTTATCACGTGGGCACAGCTTAGATGAGATTATGTTAGCGCAAAAGCGAGAACTTGTTAGAAAGTATGTTCCAAGGGATCAAATTAGGGCTATAGCTAAGATAGATAATCTTGAGCATATCAAAGGTACATTATTAGATATGCTTGTAAATCTTGCCAAAACTTCTATAAAAAAGACTACAAAGAACAAAAGTTTTACTACTAAAAGTATTGGTAAATCTGCTATTAAATTTGAAGATAATATTTCTACTGCCTCACCACACTTCAAGTCAAGCAATAACAATGAATTGAGGAGCGGCATTGTGAATAGA is a genomic window of Borrelia hispanica CRI containing:
- a CDS encoding DUF1357 family protein, producing the protein MKTETKENNKVVSKNVKVISKANNVESEVPTKTISLDEYNQYMKYKKGLAKNDKQILSNKAGKPLSINQRVAQELAEVKAKNKAKNQILQEAIKLNEIDSLSKKYLSSHFNKEALLSRGHSLDEIMLAQKRELVRKYVPRDQIRAIAKIDNLEHIKGTLLDMLVNLAKTSIKKTTKNKSFTTKSIGKSAIKFEDNISTASPHFKSSNNNELRSGIVNRYKELLKLSSKVRKKRSRV